From a region of the Rhodococcus opacus B4 genome:
- a CDS encoding heavy-metal-associated domain-containing protein, giving the protein MSTTASYHVSGMTCAHCVKAVTEELDRLDAVTSVDIDLVPGGDSRVRVTSSRPLSLEQVRHAVDEAGYSLADPPT; this is encoded by the coding sequence GTGAGCACCACCGCCAGCTACCACGTGTCCGGCATGACCTGCGCGCATTGCGTGAAGGCGGTCACCGAGGAACTCGACCGTCTCGATGCAGTGACGAGCGTCGACATCGACTTGGTTCCCGGCGGCGACTCACGGGTGAGGGTCACCAGCAGCCGGCCACTGTCGCTCGAGCAGGTACGTCACGCCGTCGACGAGGCCGGATACTCCCTGGCCGACCCACCCACCTGA
- a CDS encoding heavy metal translocating P-type ATPase, which yields MNTTVLEVSGVHWASSTATVEATLRRRPGVTSVEANAVNQTATVTYDPGLTSVVELSKWVRDCGYHCAGRSVPDHVCDPMSEPAAVRGEAGHAHPAPEAAAPAEPAAHEMPAGHAPAGRLPQEMMGHGGGHAGMSMDAMIRDMRNRFLVALVLSVPIMLWSPMGRDMFGFMVPAPFGLRDDVFTLLLSLPVVFYSAWIFFDGAYRALRARTLDMMVLVAVAVGAGWLYSVGVTLTGGGDVFYEAATMLTTFVLLGHWFEMRARGGANDAIRTLLELAPPRAVVLRGGEPVEIPTAEVTAGDLLLIRPGAKIPVDGTVEDGHSEVDESMVTGESLPVTKPPGSEVIGASINTTGTLRVRATKVGSDTVLAQIVALVQEAQNSKAPGQRLADRAAFWLVLVALIGGIGTFLVWVLVGESVQTALLFAITVVVITCPDALGLATPTAIMVGTGLGAQRGVLFKNATALETSARIDTVVMDKTGTLTKGEPEVTDVITDGIIEDEFLALVASVERESEHPLAGAIVRYATDRGIPQLPLTGFENVPGHGATAQVHGRRVAVGNRKLMAAEQVDFGALMDRRDELARGGRTAVLVAVDGHGVGVIALADAARDTSAAAVSALHDLGAEVVMLSGDNEATAARIAGQLGIDTVIAEVLPGDKAAKIAELQRAGKTVAMVGDGVNDAPALAQADLGIAIGAGTDVAIETADLVLMRSDPLDVPIALRIGRGTLRKMRQNLGWAVGYNVIALPIAAGVFEPSLGLVLRPEIAALSMSGSSVIVAVNALMLKRLALPSPPEPQLTQPRPAPAPTPTGPR from the coding sequence ATGAACACAACCGTCCTCGAGGTCAGTGGGGTGCACTGGGCGAGTTCGACGGCGACCGTCGAGGCCACCCTGCGCCGCCGACCGGGTGTCACCTCCGTGGAGGCGAATGCGGTCAACCAGACCGCCACCGTCACCTACGATCCCGGCCTCACGTCGGTGGTCGAACTGTCGAAGTGGGTGCGTGACTGCGGCTATCACTGCGCCGGGCGTTCGGTGCCCGATCACGTCTGCGACCCGATGTCCGAACCGGCCGCCGTGCGCGGCGAGGCAGGACACGCTCACCCCGCCCCGGAAGCTGCGGCACCCGCTGAGCCAGCCGCTCACGAAATGCCCGCCGGGCATGCGCCTGCGGGGCGGTTACCGCAGGAGATGATGGGACACGGCGGCGGTCACGCCGGGATGTCGATGGACGCCATGATCCGCGACATGCGCAACCGTTTCCTGGTGGCGCTGGTGCTGTCGGTCCCGATCATGTTGTGGTCCCCGATGGGCCGAGACATGTTCGGGTTCATGGTGCCGGCACCGTTCGGCCTGCGCGACGACGTCTTCACCCTGCTGCTGAGCCTGCCGGTGGTGTTCTACTCGGCGTGGATCTTCTTCGACGGCGCCTACCGGGCGCTGAGGGCGCGGACCCTGGACATGATGGTGCTCGTCGCCGTCGCGGTCGGGGCCGGCTGGCTCTACAGCGTCGGGGTGACCCTGACCGGCGGCGGGGACGTGTTCTACGAGGCCGCCACGATGCTGACCACCTTCGTGCTGCTCGGGCACTGGTTCGAGATGCGGGCCCGCGGCGGCGCGAACGACGCGATCCGCACCTTGCTCGAGCTCGCTCCGCCGCGGGCGGTGGTGCTGCGCGGCGGCGAACCGGTCGAGATCCCCACCGCCGAGGTCACCGCCGGGGACCTGCTGCTCATACGCCCGGGCGCGAAGATCCCGGTCGACGGCACCGTCGAGGACGGCCACTCCGAGGTCGACGAGTCCATGGTCACCGGGGAAAGCCTGCCCGTGACCAAACCGCCCGGCTCCGAGGTGATCGGTGCATCGATCAACACCACCGGCACCCTGCGGGTGCGGGCCACCAAGGTGGGCTCCGACACCGTGCTCGCGCAGATCGTCGCCCTGGTCCAGGAAGCCCAGAACTCCAAGGCCCCCGGGCAACGCCTGGCCGATCGGGCCGCGTTCTGGCTGGTGCTGGTCGCGCTGATCGGCGGCATCGGCACCTTCCTGGTGTGGGTGCTGGTCGGGGAGAGTGTGCAGACGGCGCTGCTGTTCGCGATCACCGTCGTGGTCATCACCTGCCCCGACGCCCTGGGTTTGGCCACCCCGACCGCGATCATGGTCGGCACCGGCCTCGGCGCCCAACGCGGGGTGTTGTTCAAGAACGCCACCGCGCTCGAGACGTCGGCGCGGATCGACACCGTGGTGATGGACAAGACCGGCACCCTGACCAAAGGCGAACCGGAGGTCACCGACGTGATCACCGACGGCATCATCGAGGACGAGTTCCTCGCGCTCGTCGCCTCGGTCGAACGCGAATCCGAGCACCCGCTGGCCGGTGCGATCGTCCGCTACGCCACCGACCGCGGCATCCCGCAGTTGCCGCTGACCGGGTTCGAGAACGTGCCCGGACACGGGGCCACCGCCCAGGTGCACGGCCGCCGGGTCGCGGTCGGCAACCGCAAGCTGATGGCCGCCGAACAGGTCGACTTCGGTGCACTGATGGACCGGCGGGACGAGCTGGCCCGGGGCGGGCGGACCGCGGTGCTCGTGGCCGTCGACGGCCACGGGGTCGGGGTGATCGCCCTGGCCGACGCCGCCCGCGACACCTCCGCCGCCGCCGTGTCCGCCCTCCACGACCTCGGCGCCGAGGTGGTCATGCTCAGCGGCGACAACGAGGCCACCGCCGCGCGCATCGCCGGGCAACTGGGCATCGACACCGTCATCGCCGAGGTCCTCCCCGGGGACAAGGCCGCCAAGATCGCCGAACTGCAGCGCGCGGGCAAGACGGTCGCGATGGTCGGCGACGGCGTCAACGACGCGCCCGCCCTGGCCCAGGCGGACCTGGGCATCGCGATCGGTGCCGGCACCGACGTCGCGATCGAGACCGCCGATCTGGTGCTGATGCGCTCGGACCCGCTCGACGTGCCGATCGCCCTGCGGATCGGGCGCGGCACGCTGCGCAAGATGCGGCAGAACCTCGGCTGGGCCGTCGGCTACAACGTCATCGCATTGCCGATCGCCGCCGGGGTCTTCGAACCCTCCCTGGGACTGGTGCTGCGCCCGGAGATCGCCGCCCTGTCGATGTCCGGGTCGAGCGTCATCGTGGCGGTCAACGCCTTGATGCTCAAACGGCTCGCGTTGCCCTCCCCACCCGAACCGCAGCTCACCCAGCCCCGGCCGGCGCCCGCACCCACTCCCACGGGTCCCCGATGA
- a CDS encoding DUF305 domain-containing protein yields the protein MKTTKIAVGAAAVAALVALTACSNSGSDQSAQSSASASVTATTAAADTHNQADVTFAQQMIPHHAQAIEMCDVVLAKNGIDPRVTDLANQIKAAQGPEIEQLQGWLTEWGQSSMPMATSGMMTPGQSMPMATSGMMTPGQSMPMSGMEMPGDSGMGMSGMMSAEDMTALQNAQGVDASRLFLTQMIAHHQGAIAMAQTEIDSGQYPDAVAMARTIADTQQQEITTMQNILASL from the coding sequence ATGAAAACCACGAAAATTGCCGTCGGCGCCGCCGCGGTCGCCGCCCTGGTCGCGTTGACCGCGTGCAGCAACTCCGGCAGCGATCAGTCAGCGCAGAGCAGTGCCTCGGCGAGCGTCACCGCCACCACAGCGGCCGCCGATACCCACAACCAGGCGGACGTGACGTTCGCGCAGCAGATGATTCCGCACCACGCGCAGGCGATCGAGATGTGCGATGTCGTGCTCGCCAAGAACGGTATCGACCCCCGGGTGACCGATCTGGCGAATCAGATCAAGGCAGCCCAGGGCCCGGAGATCGAGCAGCTGCAGGGCTGGTTGACCGAGTGGGGACAGTCCAGCATGCCGATGGCCACGTCCGGAATGATGACTCCGGGCCAGAGCATGCCGATGGCCACGTCCGGAATGATGACTCCGGGCCAGAGCATGCCGATGTCGGGCATGGAGATGCCAGGCGATAGCGGGATGGGAATGAGCGGAATGATGTCCGCCGAGGACATGACGGCACTGCAGAACGCTCAGGGCGTGGACGCCAGCCGGCTCTTCCTCACGCAGATGATCGCCCATCACCAGGGCGCGATCGCCATGGCGCAGACCGAAATCGACTCCGGTCAGTATCCCGACGCCGTCGCGATGGCACGCACCATCGCCGACACCCAACAACAGGAGATCACCACGATGCAGAACATCCTGGCCTCGCTGTGA